In Mesorhizobium sp. 113-3-3, a genomic segment contains:
- a CDS encoding porin, giving the protein MNIRSLLLGSAAALIAVSCARAADAIVLAEPEPVEYVKICDVYGAGYYYIPGTETCLRIGGYIRYDIGLGDVVSHDKARATDVKTGEAQGIWQNHTRFTFKTWTGQETELGTLQTYIETRMNYGKHTAYSGSDSPRYYAFSQGITLTFAWVQLGGLRVGKDWSAFDMFNGYAGDVLNQMLIPYGAFDTNVVQYYFDAGNGFSAVVSLEEGSGLVGTIDSYVPHLVGGVKYTQHWGAITGVVAYDSNYESVAGKVRIDVDVTDQLSLFGMFGYGSSGKLNDDVTNAIDAHGRGFYKSWGGNWAFWAGATYKLNETTSLNLQLSGDQLRNYGVAANVAYTFLADFTITAELDYDRYGDFAVGKVDPSISWANANKKSSVGGILRFERSF; this is encoded by the coding sequence ATGAACATCAGGAGCCTCCTGCTCGGCTCAGCTGCGGCCCTGATCGCCGTTTCCTGTGCCCGAGCCGCCGACGCCATCGTCCTGGCCGAGCCTGAGCCCGTTGAATACGTCAAGATCTGCGACGTTTACGGCGCTGGTTACTACTACATCCCCGGCACCGAGACCTGCCTGCGCATCGGCGGCTATATCCGTTACGACATCGGCCTCGGCGATGTCGTGTCGCATGACAAAGCTAGAGCCACGGATGTGAAGACTGGCGAGGCCCAGGGCATATGGCAAAACCACACGCGTTTCACATTCAAAACTTGGACCGGGCAAGAGACCGAACTCGGTACATTGCAGACCTACATCGAGACCCGCATGAACTACGGCAAGCACACGGCCTATTCCGGTTCGGACAGTCCTCGATACTATGCCTTCAGCCAAGGCATCACGTTGACTTTCGCCTGGGTTCAGCTTGGTGGCCTCCGAGTTGGCAAGGACTGGTCCGCCTTCGACATGTTTAATGGCTACGCGGGCGACGTGCTCAATCAGATGCTTATCCCGTACGGCGCCTTCGATACTAATGTGGTTCAGTACTACTTTGACGCCGGTAACGGCTTTTCGGCTGTGGTTTCACTCGAAGAAGGCTCGGGCCTGGTCGGCACCATCGACAGCTACGTTCCGCACCTAGTCGGCGGAGTGAAATACACACAACACTGGGGCGCGATCACCGGCGTTGTCGCTTATGATAGCAACTACGAATCGGTCGCGGGCAAGGTCCGCATCGACGTCGATGTTACCGACCAACTCTCGCTATTCGGAATGTTCGGCTACGGCTCCAGCGGCAAGCTCAACGATGACGTCACTAACGCAATCGACGCTCATGGTCGCGGGTTCTACAAAAGTTGGGGCGGTAACTGGGCTTTCTGGGCCGGCGCCACTTACAAGCTCAATGAGACAACTTCGTTGAATCTTCAGCTCTCGGGTGATCAGCTCAGGAACTATGGTGTCGCTGCAAACGTCGCCTATACGTTTCTTGCAGATTTCACAATTACAGCCGAACTCGACTATGACCGCTACGGCGACTTCGCCGTCGGCAAGGTCGACCCTTCCATTAGCTGGGCGAATGCCAACAAAAAGAGCAGTGTCGGCGGCATCCTCCGTTTCGAACGTTCATTCTAA